AGACCTTGGTCGTATCACAATGGCGGAAACTGGCCGATTTTACTCTGGATGTTAACCGCGGCAGCAATAAAAACAAATCGCCAAGAAATTGCCCAAAAAGCGATCGCAGTCGCAGAGGAACGTTTAGGTAAAGATTGCTGGCCTGAATACTACGATGGTAAAAATGGACGGTTAATTGGTAAAGAATCACGAAGATATCAAACCTGGAGTATTGCTGGATATTTAGCCGCAAAAGATCTTCTGGCTAATCCAGCAAATCTCAATCTCATCAGTTTTGACGAAAATCCTGAATTTATACCGAGTTAAACAAATAATGTTATTAATATTATTAAGCTTGTAGAGCAGTAGAATTTCACAAAAACTACTGTTGATAACTACTAAGTAAAACTAAAATAAACCATGAAAATATCCAGGAAAATATGACGATCTTATAGTATATCTCTCGGTCTAAAGAATTGCTTATATTAACTTGTTCTAAACAATGTTGATGCTCGGAAAAAGTTTGACATGATTTAAGAATTGTGTAGGCTTCATTAATAATCTTAATTTTCTCTTGGGCTTGTTGCTGTAGTTGCGGATGATGGGGAAAACGATCTGGATGCCAAGCCATGGCTAAGTCGCGGTAAGCCTGCTTGATCTCAGCAAGCGACACACCAGGTTTCAAACCAAGAATTTCATAGTATTGACTGATGTTGTTCATTTCAACTCCGACGGGGGCGATCGCGCATACTGGTAAAGGATCAGCTTGTTGCTTTTATGCTTAGTATTCCCAACAATTTTCTGAACTCAACGCAAACACCGCACAGTGGTTACCATTGGGACGGTAGCGATCGCCGTTTTTTTGAAGGCTGGTACTATCGCGTCACATTGCCCGATTGCGGTCAAACGTTTGCGTTCATGTACTCCATCGAAGACCCCATCGGGGGTAAACCTTACAGTGGCGGTGCAGCACAAATTCTCGGTCCTAATGACGAGTATCTTTGGCGGACTTTCCCTGATGTTCAAGGTTTTTGGGCAAACAAATCCAAACTCGAATTAGGACATTGGGGTAAAACAGATTTACGCACGCCGCCCAATTTATTACCTCCTGCTGAGTTTGACCGTCATGTTCAAGAGGGTTACCAAGCTACAGCCTCGTTAAATCAAGGAATTTTTCACGATCCGGCGAAGGGATATTGTCGTTGGCAGTACGAAATTCAGCCAGTTTATGGCTGGGGAGACAAAGGTGAACCGCAAC
This sequence is a window from Chroococcidiopsis sp. TS-821. Protein-coding genes within it:
- a CDS encoding J domain-containing protein, with protein sequence MNNISQYYEILGLKPGVSLAEIKQAYRDLAMAWHPDRFPHHPQLQQQAQEKIKIINEAYTILKSCQTFSEHQHCLEQVNISNSLDREIYYKIVIFSWIFSWFILVLLSSYQQ